Genomic segment of Myxococcus stipitatus:
TTCCCGGCCTCGCTCTACGCGGGAGATCCGAACTGGGTCCCCCCGCTGGAGATGGAGCGCAAGGACTTCATCGACCCGAAGAAGAACCCCTTCTTCGAGTACGGCGAGGTGGAGCTGTTCCTCGCGCGCCGGGGGCAGGAGGTGGTGGGGCGCATCGCCGCCATCCGCAATCCGCGCCACCAGGAGATCCACGGCACGAAGGAGGGCTTCTTCGGCCTCTTCGAGTGCGTGAATGACGCGGGTGTCGCGCGGATGCTGCTCGAGGCCGCGGGCGCCTGGCTCAAGGAGCGGGGCCTGGACGCCATGCTCGGGCCGGCCAACTTCTCGTCCAACCAGGACTGGGGGTTGCTCGTCGAAGGCTACGACACGCCTCCGGCCATCATGATGCCGTACAACCCGCCGTATTACGCGACGATGCTGGAGTCGTGCGGGTTGACGAAGGCGAAGGACCTCTTCGCTTTCGAGCTGTCCGCCTCCGCGGAGCCGCCCGAGAAGGTGGTTCGCATCGCGGAGAAGATGCGCCAGCGCGAGGGCATCACCGTGCGCGCCGTGAACCTCAAGGACTTCGCCAACGAGGTCGAGCGCATCCGCGACATCTACAACTCCGCCTGGGAGAAGAACTGGGGCTTCGTGCCCTTCACGGACCGGGAGTTCGACCACCTGGCCAAGGACATGAAGTCCATCGTCCGGCCGGAGCTCGTGCTCATCGCCGAGGTGAAGGGCGAGCCCGTGGCCTTCTCCATGACGCTGCCGGACGCCAACCAGGCCCTCAAGGCGGCCAACGGGCGGCTGACGACGTTCGGTCTCCCCATCGGTCTGGTGAAGCTGGTGCTGGCCTCGCGCCGCATTGACCGGCTGCGCCTCATCACCCTCGGCATCAAGGAGGGCTACCGGCGCCGGGGCCTGGACGCCATTCTCTACCTGGACACGCTGCGGACCGCGCACCAGCTCGGCTATTCGGGCGGTGAGATCTCCTGGACGCTCGAGGACAACCACCTCGTCAACCGCGCCATCGAGTCGATGGGCGGCAAGCGCTCCAAGGCGTACCGCATCTACCAGCGCCCGCTGTAACCCTCAGGGAGTCCCGTCGTGCGTTTCCTGCTGACCGGAGGCACCGGCTTCATCGGCCAGCGGCTCGCGAGCCGCATCATCGAGCGAGGCGACTCGCTCACCGCGCTCGTCCGCCCCAGCTCGCGGCGAGAGGCCCTCGCGGCGCTCGGCGCGAAGTTCGCGGTGGGCGACCTCACGACGGGAGAAGGCCTCGCCGAGGCCGTGCGCGACGTCGACTGTGTCCTCCATCTGGCCGGAGTCACCAAGGCCCGGGAGCCCGCCGGCTACTTCGAGGGCAATGCGAACGGCACCCGCCGTGTCGCGGAGGCGATGGCCGCCCTCCCCCGCCCTCCCCGACTCGTCTACTGCTCGTCCCTGGCCGCCGCGGGCCCCTCCACGCCGGAGCGTCCGCGCCGCGAGGAGGACACCCCCGCGCCTGTCTCCACCTACGGCCGCAGCAAGCTGGGTGGAGAGGAGGCGGTGCGAGAGTTCGCGGACCGCGTGCCCTCCGTCATCGTCCGTCCGCCCATGGTCTACGGCCCGGGTGACGCGGAGTTCATCCCCTCCGTCATCCCCATGGCCCGAAGCGGCGTGGCGCTCAAGAGCGGCTTCGGCCCCAAGCGCTACTCCCTCATCCACGTGGATGACCTGAACACCACGCTGCTCGCCGCCGCCGAGCGGGGCCCCACACTGGACAAGTCCGACCCGGGGCGAGGCGTCTACACCGTGTCTGACGGGTACGAGTACACGTGGGAGGAGATCTGCGCCGCCGTGGCTCGCGCCATGGGCCGCAAGCCGCCCACCGTGCTGCCCATGCCCGACAGCTTGAGCTACCTCATCGGTCTCGGCTCCGAGGCCATCGCGCGACTCCGTGGCACCATCCCCATCCTCAATCGGGACAAGGTCCGCGAGATGATGTGCCCTTCATGGACGTGCACCACCGAGCGCGCGTCTCGCGAGCTGGGCTTCGCGCCTACCATCCCCCTGGACCAGGGACTCCTCGAGACCCTCGCGTCGTATCAGCGGGCCGCGCTCGCCCTGTCCTGAAATGACGAAGGCCGAGGCCCCTCCGGAGAGGGAACCTCGGCCTGGATGATCCAGCGCTTCATTCAGCGCGGAAGAAGCCCGCTCACTTCCCGGGGCCGGCGGAGCCACCCGTCGCGGAGGAGCCCTTGGCGGACTGCGCCGCGTTCTCCTTCTCGAGCTGCGCCCGCTTGGTCTTCAGCGTGGAGAGCAGCCCGTCGAAGCCCTTGGTGCTCAGCAGCTTCTGGAACTGGCCCTTGTAGGTGTCCACGAGCGACACCTCGTCCGTGACGACGTCGTAGATGCGCCAGTCCGCCTTCGCCGTCTGCTTGTACAGGCGGTAGTCGACGGGAATCTGGTCCTTCTTGAGGGTGAGCGTGGTGTTGACGGTGGCCTCGGTGCCCTCGATGGACTCCTTGCCGTACTTCACGTCCGCCTGCGCCTGGCCAATGGCCTTCTGGGCGTAGGACGCACGCAGGAGCCCCGTCATCGTCTCGGAGAAGTCCTTGCGCTGGGCGGGCGTGAGGGAGGTCCACGTCTTGTCACCCAGGGCGCGCTTCGCCAGCTCCTGGAAGTCGACGAACTTCTCGACGACGGTGGCGAGGGACTCGACGGTGGCGCCGGGGGCGTTGGCTGCCCGCTGGACATCCGCGTTCCCGGACTTGACGACACTGAGGGGAGTGGGCGCCGCGGCAAGCAAGGTGGCGGCAAGCAGGGAAGCAATCATGAGATTCGACTCCGTGAAGGAGGACGGTACAGCGGACAGACGCGAGGGCCCGATTATTCACCCGGGGCCGGAGGCGTTCCCGTCACACGCGCGAGAGCCGCCATTCCCAACCGGACGTCGAACCAGCTCTTCGCCCGGTCGCCTGTAACCTGCGCATAGGCGGTGAAAGCGTCCACCAAATCGCGCGTCTCCCCCGTCCCCAGGTCGAACGCGGCGAAGGCGGCCGTCACCCAGCGACGAGCGCTCTTCTCGGCATCGGTGAAGGCTCGGGCCTTGGCCCACGCGGCCACCAGCTCGCCGTGCACCTTCGTCACTTCCAGACGGATGCCGGCGCGGATCTGCTTCTCCTGGGCACGGAGCTTGTCGAGCTCCGCCCGCGCCTGGTCGAGCTGCGCGTCCTTGATGGGGATATCGAAGGTCCCCCGCATCACCAGGCCCAGGCCGGCGGTGCGGTCGTTGTAGGGATCAAACGCGAACGGATTCTTCTGCCGCGTCGCGCTGGTGGTGTAGCGGACGTCGTAGAAGCCCGCGAGTCCCAGGTCCGGGAAGTAGCTGCGCTCACGGATGAACACTTCCGCCTCGCGCGCGATGATTCCGGCCGCGATGGCGGTGAGCTCTGGCCGGTAGTTCTCGGCCAGCGTCAGCGCACGCTCCAAGGAAGGTGGCTCGACCTCGGCCGTCGGCTCGAGATCCTCCTCGACGACCTCCACCTCGGCACCCGGCGAGGCGTTGGCCAGCACACCGATGGCCGTCAGCGCGAGCATCCTCCCCTGCTGGGCCTCCGCCTTGCGCGCCTCCACCATCTGCCGGAAGAAGCGGACCTTGTACGTGTCCACCTGGGACACCTGCGGCGACTCTTCCTTCAGGAGCGCGGCGATCTTCTCGGCGGCGTCCTCCAGTCGCTTGGACACCTCGTCGATCTGCTGAAGACCCGAGCGCGCCAGCTGATAGCTGAAGTAGGCCTGCGCGGCCTGGAAGCCCGCCTCGTCCCGGGCCCGCTCTCGCAGCGCCGCGCCCAGGACGGGGCCCTGCGCTCCCGCCTTCTTCAGGGCCGTCAGCTTTCCAAAGGTGTAGAGCGGCAACACGGCGTTGCCGTTCGAGAACATCGTCACGCCGACCTTGCCGAAGTTGAAGTCCCCCTCGTAGGAGGCCTTCGTGGTGGGCGGCCCGCCCAGGGAGTTGTTCCGGGCTTCGGGCACAGGACCGCCCATGCCCACCGAGATCTCGAACTTGGGAAACCAGGCCCAGCGCGCCTGCTCATAGAGCGCCTCGAACTTGCGCAGCTCCGCGCTCGCCTCCTCCACTCGGGAGTCCGACGTGCGCGCCCGCTCCACGAGCTGCGCCAACGTCAAGGGAGACGCCTTCGCCGGAGCAGCCTCCGCGTCAGGCGTCTGGCGGACCTTGTCCCCGGCCTGCTGCGCCTCGCGCGCGGTCTCCCGCATCGGAGCGGGCGACACCGTCCGCCCCTCGATCTGAGGCGTCGGATTCTCCACCGTCTCGGGAGCAATCACCGGAGGCGATGGAGGAATGACCGTGCCAGCGCTGGGATTCGTGTTGGGCGAGGGCGTTTTCGGCGCCGTGGGGGTCGAGACCGTGGGGCTCGCGCCCGCACCCGTCGACGGGCCGCTGCTGGTTCCGCTGCCCGTTGTCCCCGTGGTGGAGGGAGCGCTCGGAGCCGGCGTGCTTCCCGTGGTTCCCGGCGTCGCGCCGCCACCCTGCCCCGTGGAGCCGGGTGTGAACTGCGCGGCGGACAGTCCGGCCGCGAGCACCAGCGCCACTGTCACGCCTCGATCCAGGTGTCTGCGCATCACTCGGCCTCTCGCGAGCCCCCATACCCGAGAATCTCGCGCTGGCGCAGCATCTTCGTTCGACGACACACAGTCACCGCCCAACTTCATTGGCAACCCAGAGTCCGCCTTCGCCACGCCTGGCTCAGTCCCCGCACCGGCTCGGTGGGTTTCCTGTACGGAACACCGCAAACACCGCGACGTGTCCTCGAGCCCCACCGCCAGAATCATTCGGAGTCGAGCGAAGACACTGGAAAACAAAAGGCCCGCCTGGTTTCCCAGGCGGGCCTTTCTATTTCAGAGTGGAGCTAACCGGGATCGAACCGGTGACCTCTTGAATGCCATTCAAGCGCTCTCCCAGCTGAGCTATAGCCCCGATTTTTGCTGCTGGCCGCCTTGGGAAGCGGCCGCCGTCGGAAGTGGGTGCCTTCTACCGTTTCTTGTTCCCAGGTGCCAGAACTGTTTGAGGCTTCGGTGCATTTTTTCCAACCTTCAACCGCTCGGCGATCTCCTCCCCCTCCCGAAGGATGTCCGTGAGCTCACGGGCATGCGCTTCGGCCGCCTGCTCGGCCGCCTCGATGGACTTGAGCGCCGAAGCGAATCCAGCGGGGAGCTCCAGCTTCCCCTTCTGGACCTGCCGGTAGACCA
This window contains:
- a CDS encoding NAD(P)-dependent oxidoreductase is translated as MRFLLTGGTGFIGQRLASRIIERGDSLTALVRPSSRREALAALGAKFAVGDLTTGEGLAEAVRDVDCVLHLAGVTKAREPAGYFEGNANGTRRVAEAMAALPRPPRLVYCSSLAAAGPSTPERPRREEDTPAPVSTYGRSKLGGEEAVREFADRVPSVIVRPPMVYGPGDAEFIPSVIPMARSGVALKSGFGPKRYSLIHVDDLNTTLLAAAERGPTLDKSDPGRGVYTVSDGYEYTWEEICAAVARAMGRKPPTVLPMPDSLSYLIGLGSEAIARLRGTIPILNRDKVREMMCPSWTCTTERASRELGFAPTIPLDQGLLETLASYQRAALALS
- a CDS encoding ABC transporter substrate-binding protein, with amino-acid sequence MIASLLAATLLAAAPTPLSVVKSGNADVQRAANAPGATVESLATVVEKFVDFQELAKRALGDKTWTSLTPAQRKDFSETMTGLLRASYAQKAIGQAQADVKYGKESIEGTEATVNTTLTLKKDQIPVDYRLYKQTAKADWRIYDVVTDEVSLVDTYKGQFQKLLSTKGFDGLLSTLKTKRAQLEKENAAQSAKGSSATGGSAGPGK
- a CDS encoding N-acetyltransferase translates to MALPAEPPAAQPSLPPLAPDVLVTPVRDAASRMAFIRFPASLYAGDPNWVPPLEMERKDFIDPKKNPFFEYGEVELFLARRGQEVVGRIAAIRNPRHQEIHGTKEGFFGLFECVNDAGVARMLLEAAGAWLKERGLDAMLGPANFSSNQDWGLLVEGYDTPPAIMMPYNPPYYATMLESCGLTKAKDLFAFELSASAEPPEKVVRIAEKMRQREGITVRAVNLKDFANEVERIRDIYNSAWEKNWGFVPFTDREFDHLAKDMKSIVRPELVLIAEVKGEPVAFSMTLPDANQALKAANGRLTTFGLPIGLVKLVLASRRIDRLRLITLGIKEGYRRRGLDAILYLDTLRTAHQLGYSGGEISWTLEDNHLVNRAIESMGGKRSKAYRIYQRPL
- a CDS encoding TolC family protein translates to MRRHLDRGVTVALVLAAGLSAAQFTPGSTGQGGGATPGTTGSTPAPSAPSTTGTTGSGTSSGPSTGAGASPTVSTPTAPKTPSPNTNPSAGTVIPPSPPVIAPETVENPTPQIEGRTVSPAPMRETAREAQQAGDKVRQTPDAEAAPAKASPLTLAQLVERARTSDSRVEEASAELRKFEALYEQARWAWFPKFEISVGMGGPVPEARNNSLGGPPTTKASYEGDFNFGKVGVTMFSNGNAVLPLYTFGKLTALKKAGAQGPVLGAALRERARDEAGFQAAQAYFSYQLARSGLQQIDEVSKRLEDAAEKIAALLKEESPQVSQVDTYKVRFFRQMVEARKAEAQQGRMLALTAIGVLANASPGAEVEVVEEDLEPTAEVEPPSLERALTLAENYRPELTAIAAGIIAREAEVFIRERSYFPDLGLAGFYDVRYTTSATRQKNPFAFDPYNDRTAGLGLVMRGTFDIPIKDAQLDQARAELDKLRAQEKQIRAGIRLEVTKVHGELVAAWAKARAFTDAEKSARRWVTAAFAAFDLGTGETRDLVDAFTAYAQVTGDRAKSWFDVRLGMAALARVTGTPPAPGE